One Gossypium hirsutum isolate 1008001.06 chromosome A11, Gossypium_hirsutum_v2.1, whole genome shotgun sequence genomic window carries:
- the LOC107896268 gene encoding plant-specific TFIIB-related protein 1 isoform X2, which translates to MKCPYCSAAQGRCATTTTGRSITECTSCGRVVEERQFQNHHLFHVRAQDAPLCLVTSDIPAPASAYQIHEDDPFEPTGFITAFATWSLEPNPLFLRSSLSFSGHLAELERILELSSSSAPSATSSSTVVVDNLRAYMQILDVASILGLDCDISDHAFQLFRDCCSATCLRNRSVEALATAALVQAIREAQEPRTLQELATHIGEVVINKCFCTRRNPISISAAAIYLACQLEDKRKTQAEICKVTGLTEVTLRKVYKELLENWDDLLPSNYTPAVPPEKAFPTTTIATGRSSVPRVDSIDLSSTADRDKQQDSKPIKPNDVSEAGLQARGKDDAENNGNSSGTHAAMLNRPPHFRQPWLQFGAPGVRTVGDKNQTTIGGDIREAQPSCPESEHKVDMPKTDTKGASSSLRPSQFSSSPASNVSTITWPFRSPASSGPSPNMPIVHPPKLPPGFAELKGSGTQNGSKVTNPSGDSK; encoded by the exons ATGAAGTGTCCGTATTGCTCGGCGGCGCAAGGTCGGTGCGCCACCACGACAACCGGCCGGTCCATAACGGAGTGCACATCTTGCGGACGTGTCGTCGAAGAGCGCCAATTCCAAAACCACCACCTCTTTCACGTGCGTGCCCAAGATGCCCCTCTCTGCCTCGTCACCTCCGACATCCCTGCTCCAGCTTCCGCTTACCAAATCCACGAAGACGACCCCTTTGAGCCCACGGGATTTATTACGGCCTTTGCCACATGGTCCCTCGAACCCAACCCACTCTTCCTCCGCTCCTCTCTCTCCTTTTCGGGCCACCTGGCGGAGCTCGAGCGGATTCTAGAACTCTCTTCGTCTTCAGCCCCTTCGGCAACTTCGTCTTCGACGGTTGTGGTGGATAATTTGAGAGCGTATATGCAGATTCTTGACGTGGCGTCGATTTTGGGGTTGGATTGTGATATATCGGATCACGCGTTTCAGTTGTTTAGGGATTGTTGTTCGGCTACCTGTTTGAGGAACCGGAGTGTTGAGGCGCTGGCTACTGCTGCTCTTGTTCAGGCCATTAGGGAAGCTCAAGAGCCTCGAACCCTCCAG GAGCTGGCAACTCATATCGGAGAAGTTGTGATCAACAAATGCTTTTGCACTCGCCGAAATCCGATTAGTATATCTGCAGCTGCTATATATCTGGCATGCCAATTAGAAGACAAACGGAAGACGCAGGCTGAGATATGTAAGGTGACAGGTCTCACAGAAGTCACCCTCCGAAAAGTCTACAAGGAGCTATTAGAGAATTGGGATGATCTACTTCCGTCTAATTATACTCCAGCTGTCCCTCCCGAGAAAGCATTTCCTACAACTACAATTGCCACAGGCCGATCTTCAGTGCCTAGAGTTGATTCAATTGATCTGAGTTCTACAGCGGACCGAGATAAGCAGCAAGACTCAAAGCCAATTAAGCCTAATGACGTGTCAGAAGCCGGCCTTCAAGCTAGAGGCAAAGATGATGCAGAAAACAATGGAAATTCTTCTGGAACCCATGCTGCTATGTTGAACCGGCCACCACATTTCAGGCAGCCCTGGCTTCAGTTTGGGGCTCCCGGTGTTAGGACGGTAGGAGATAAAAACCAGACTACCATTGGAGGAGACATTAGAGAAGCACAACCAAGCTGTCCAGAGTCAGAACATAAAGTAGATATGCCAAAGACAGATACCAAGGGTGCTAGTAGTTCGCTAAGGCCCAGCCAATTCTCAAGCTCTCCTGCTTCAAATGTGAGTACCATCACTTGGCCATTTCGTTCGCCAGCCTCATCAGGGCCTTCGCCAAACATGCCTATTGTGCATCCTCCAAAGTTGCCACCAGGTTTTGCTGAGCTTAAAGGATCCGGGACTCAAAATGGAAGTAAAGTTACCAATCCGAGTGGAGATTCCAAATGA
- the LOC107896268 gene encoding plant-specific TFIIB-related protein 1 isoform X1 — protein sequence MKCPYCSAAQGRCATTTTGRSITECTSCGRVVEERQFQNHHLFHVRAQDAPLCLVTSDIPAPASAYQIHEDDPFEPTGFITAFATWSLEPNPLFLRSSLSFSGHLAELERILELSSSSAPSATSSSTVVVDNLRAYMQILDVASILGLDCDISDHAFQLFRDCCSATCLRNRSVEALATAALVQAIREAQEPRTLQEISIAANVPQKEIGKYIKILGEALQLSQPINSNSISVHMPRFCTLLQLNKSAQELATHIGEVVINKCFCTRRNPISISAAAIYLACQLEDKRKTQAEICKVTGLTEVTLRKVYKELLENWDDLLPSNYTPAVPPEKAFPTTTIATGRSSVPRVDSIDLSSTADRDKQQDSKPIKPNDVSEAGLQARGKDDAENNGNSSGTHAAMLNRPPHFRQPWLQFGAPGVRTVGDKNQTTIGGDIREAQPSCPESEHKVDMPKTDTKGASSSLRPSQFSSSPASNVSTITWPFRSPASSGPSPNMPIVHPPKLPPGFAELKGSGTQNGSKVTNPSGDSK from the exons ATGAAGTGTCCGTATTGCTCGGCGGCGCAAGGTCGGTGCGCCACCACGACAACCGGCCGGTCCATAACGGAGTGCACATCTTGCGGACGTGTCGTCGAAGAGCGCCAATTCCAAAACCACCACCTCTTTCACGTGCGTGCCCAAGATGCCCCTCTCTGCCTCGTCACCTCCGACATCCCTGCTCCAGCTTCCGCTTACCAAATCCACGAAGACGACCCCTTTGAGCCCACGGGATTTATTACGGCCTTTGCCACATGGTCCCTCGAACCCAACCCACTCTTCCTCCGCTCCTCTCTCTCCTTTTCGGGCCACCTGGCGGAGCTCGAGCGGATTCTAGAACTCTCTTCGTCTTCAGCCCCTTCGGCAACTTCGTCTTCGACGGTTGTGGTGGATAATTTGAGAGCGTATATGCAGATTCTTGACGTGGCGTCGATTTTGGGGTTGGATTGTGATATATCGGATCACGCGTTTCAGTTGTTTAGGGATTGTTGTTCGGCTACCTGTTTGAGGAACCGGAGTGTTGAGGCGCTGGCTACTGCTGCTCTTGTTCAGGCCATTAGGGAAGCTCAAGAGCCTCGAACCCTCCAG GAAATCTCTATTGCTGCCAATGTACCCCAGAAAGAGATTGGCAAGTACATCAAGATCCTGGGAGAAGCTTTACAATTAAGTCAACCTATCAATAGTAATTCTATATCAGTTCATATGCCGAGATTTTGCACTCTCCTTCAGCTCAATAAATCCGCGCAG GAGCTGGCAACTCATATCGGAGAAGTTGTGATCAACAAATGCTTTTGCACTCGCCGAAATCCGATTAGTATATCTGCAGCTGCTATATATCTGGCATGCCAATTAGAAGACAAACGGAAGACGCAGGCTGAGATATGTAAGGTGACAGGTCTCACAGAAGTCACCCTCCGAAAAGTCTACAAGGAGCTATTAGAGAATTGGGATGATCTACTTCCGTCTAATTATACTCCAGCTGTCCCTCCCGAGAAAGCATTTCCTACAACTACAATTGCCACAGGCCGATCTTCAGTGCCTAGAGTTGATTCAATTGATCTGAGTTCTACAGCGGACCGAGATAAGCAGCAAGACTCAAAGCCAATTAAGCCTAATGACGTGTCAGAAGCCGGCCTTCAAGCTAGAGGCAAAGATGATGCAGAAAACAATGGAAATTCTTCTGGAACCCATGCTGCTATGTTGAACCGGCCACCACATTTCAGGCAGCCCTGGCTTCAGTTTGGGGCTCCCGGTGTTAGGACGGTAGGAGATAAAAACCAGACTACCATTGGAGGAGACATTAGAGAAGCACAACCAAGCTGTCCAGAGTCAGAACATAAAGTAGATATGCCAAAGACAGATACCAAGGGTGCTAGTAGTTCGCTAAGGCCCAGCCAATTCTCAAGCTCTCCTGCTTCAAATGTGAGTACCATCACTTGGCCATTTCGTTCGCCAGCCTCATCAGGGCCTTCGCCAAACATGCCTATTGTGCATCCTCCAAAGTTGCCACCAGGTTTTGCTGAGCTTAAAGGATCCGGGACTCAAAATGGAAGTAAAGTTACCAATCCGAGTGGAGATTCCAAATGA